The following are from one region of the Lacinutrix sp. Bg11-31 genome:
- a CDS encoding SnoaL-like domain-containing protein: protein MNTKEVASKWKQMCEEGKNLECINELYAENVVSREMPGMPGEVISGKQNVWNKSKQWLESVENFHASEIGEPIVAGNFFTAKMGFDCTFKERGRQKMEEVCVYEIKKGKIASEQYFYSME from the coding sequence ATGAATACTAAAGAAGTAGCCTCGAAATGGAAACAGATGTGCGAAGAAGGTAAAAACTTAGAATGTATAAACGAACTGTATGCCGAAAACGTAGTAAGTAGAGAAATGCCTGGAATGCCTGGTGAAGTTATTTCTGGAAAGCAAAACGTTTGGAATAAAAGTAAGCAATGGCTTGAAAGTGTAGAAAATTTTCATGCAAGCGAAATAGGAGAACCAATTGTTGCTGGAAATTTTTTTACTGCAAAAATGGGTTTCGATTGCACTTTTAAAGAACGTGGAAGACAGAAAATGGAAGAAGTTTGTGTTTATGAAATTAAAAAGGGAAAGATTGCTAGTGAGCAATATTTTTATTCAATGGAATAA
- a CDS encoding tetratricopeptide repeat protein: MKKQLIFTLALLITLFSFGQKKELKTLEKAVKNNNFAEAKVAATTLESMLGSMDDKTKSKFYFNRAKALYANGTGNIADFDTAFVDLTKVDSKYVSDIADTKKFIQNELLLKANEIYTNGNYTEASSMFSMLYKLVPEDQSYLYFAAVSAIQGQDFDSALKHYIALKDLGYTGANKEYFAINKETGEEEILDKGTRDLFVKTAKTHISPGERMTESKAAEIANKIALIYVSQDKNEKALEAIKEARAIDPSNTDLILTEANVQIKLGNTDAYGELIKQAISNDPNNVDLLYNLGVISSKAGNAKEARVYYEKVLSIKPDYLNALKNISALILEEETSIVKEMNNLGNSASDNKKYDELKAKRITVYKDAVPYLEGVLKVDSTDIAFAKTLANIYSAISETEKAKALKVKFGL, encoded by the coding sequence ATGAAAAAACAACTAATCTTTACACTAGCCTTATTAATAACTCTTTTTTCTTTTGGACAAAAGAAAGAATTGAAAACTTTAGAAAAGGCTGTTAAAAACAACAATTTTGCAGAAGCTAAAGTCGCAGCAACTACATTAGAATCTATGCTTGGTAGTATGGACGATAAAACGAAGTCTAAATTCTATTTTAATAGAGCTAAGGCATTATATGCTAATGGAACTGGTAATATTGCCGATTTTGATACTGCTTTCGTTGATTTAACTAAAGTTGATAGTAAGTATGTAAGTGATATAGCAGATACAAAAAAGTTTATTCAAAACGAATTACTTTTGAAAGCCAATGAAATCTATACTAATGGTAATTACACTGAAGCATCTAGTATGTTTTCAATGTTATATAAATTAGTGCCAGAAGATCAGTCTTACTTATATTTTGCAGCAGTAAGTGCTATTCAAGGACAAGATTTTGATTCAGCTTTAAAGCATTATATAGCTTTAAAAGATCTTGGTTATACAGGAGCTAACAAAGAGTACTTTGCTATAAACAAAGAAACTGGTGAAGAAGAAATTTTAGACAAAGGAACTCGTGACTTATTTGTAAAAACAGCTAAAACGCATATTAGTCCTGGTGAAAGAATGACAGAATCTAAAGCTGCAGAAATAGCTAATAAAATTGCATTAATATATGTTAGTCAAGATAAAAATGAGAAAGCTTTAGAAGCTATAAAAGAAGCTAGAGCTATTGACCCTTCTAATACAGATTTAATTCTTACTGAAGCTAACGTACAAATTAAATTAGGAAATACTGATGCATATGGAGAACTAATAAAACAAGCTATATCTAATGATCCAAATAACGTAGATTTACTTTATAATTTAGGAGTTATATCTTCAAAAGCAGGAAATGCTAAAGAAGCTAGAGTGTATTATGAAAAAGTTCTTAGTATTAAACCAGATTACCTAAATGCATTAAAGAACATATCTGCTTTAATTTTAGAAGAAGAAACGTCTATTGTAAAAGAAATGAATAATTTAGGAAATTCGGCTTCTGATAATAAAAAATACGATGAATTAAAAGCTAAACGTATAACTGTTTATAAAGATGCTGTACCTTATTTAGAAGGAGTGTTAAAAGTTGATTCTACTGATATTGCATTTGCAAAAACATTAGCAAATATATATAGTGCAATTAGTGAAACAGAAAAAGCTAAAGCTTTGAAAGTGAAATTTGGATTATAA